A section of the Pseudomonas sp. Q1-7 genome encodes:
- a CDS encoding replication-associated recombination protein A, with translation MDLFRSEPIAQPLAARLRATGLDEYVGQEHLLAPGKPLREALEQGALHSMIFWGPPGVGKTTLARLLAQVTDAHFETISAVLSGVKEIRQSVEVAKQQAAQYGRRTILFVDEVHRFNKSQQDAFLPYVEDGTLIFIGATTENPSFELNNALLSRARVYVLKSLDEAALRKLVARALNEDKGLGRRKLSLPEESFAILMAAADGDGRRLLNLLENAADLAEDGDEIGAELLQNLLGDSRRRFDKGGEAFYDQISALHKSVRGSDPDAALYWYARMLDGGCDPLYIARRVVRMASEDIGNADPRALSLCLSAWDVQERLGSPEGELAVAQAITYLACAPKSNAVYMAFKAAMRDAAENGSLEVPLHLRNAPTKLMKQLGYGEEYRYAHDEPDAYAAGEDYFPEQLEPRRYYQPVPRGLELKISDKLQHLKNLDHNSRWQRRKP, from the coding sequence ATGGATCTCTTCCGCTCCGAACCCATCGCCCAGCCCCTGGCGGCGCGTCTTCGCGCCACCGGCCTGGATGAGTACGTGGGGCAGGAGCACCTCCTGGCGCCAGGCAAGCCCCTGCGCGAGGCCCTTGAGCAGGGCGCACTGCATTCGATGATCTTCTGGGGGCCGCCCGGGGTGGGCAAGACCACACTTGCCAGGCTGCTGGCGCAGGTCACCGATGCCCACTTCGAAACCATCTCGGCGGTGCTGTCCGGGGTGAAGGAAATCCGTCAGTCGGTGGAGGTGGCCAAGCAGCAGGCGGCGCAGTACGGGCGCCGGACCATCCTGTTCGTGGACGAGGTGCACCGTTTCAACAAGTCCCAGCAGGACGCCTTTCTGCCCTATGTGGAAGACGGCACTCTGATCTTCATCGGCGCCACCACCGAGAACCCATCCTTCGAGCTCAACAACGCACTGCTGTCCCGAGCCCGCGTCTATGTGCTGAAAAGTCTCGACGAGGCGGCGCTTCGCAAGCTCGTGGCCCGTGCGCTGAACGAGGACAAAGGCCTTGGCAGGCGCAAACTGAGCCTGCCGGAAGAGAGCTTCGCGATCCTGATGGCGGCGGCCGATGGCGATGGTCGGCGCCTGCTCAACCTGCTGGAAAACGCTGCGGACCTCGCCGAGGATGGTGACGAGATCGGTGCCGAACTGCTGCAGAACCTGCTGGGCGACAGCCGCCGTCGTTTCGACAAGGGCGGCGAAGCCTTCTATGACCAGATATCGGCCCTGCACAAGTCGGTGCGCGGCTCCGACCCGGACGCTGCGCTCTACTGGTATGCGCGAATGCTCGACGGCGGCTGCGACCCGCTCTATATCGCCCGCCGCGTGGTGCGCATGGCCAGTGAGGATATCGGCAACGCCGACCCGCGCGCCTTGAGCTTGTGCCTGTCGGCCTGGGACGTTCAGGAGCGCCTGGGCAGCCCCGAGGGCGAACTGGCCGTCGCGCAGGCCATCACCTACCTGGCCTGCGCGCCGAAGAGCAACGCCGTCTACATGGCGTTTAAGGCGGCCATGCGGGACGCCGCCGAGAATGGCTCCCTGGAAGTGCCGTTGCACCTGCGTAATGCGCCCACCAAGCTGATGAAGCAGTTGGGCTATGGCGAGGAGTACCGCTACGCCCACGACGAACCGGACGCCTACGCGGCGGGGGAGGACTACTTCCCCGAACAGTTGGAGCCGCGCCGGTACTACCAGCCGGTGCCCCGTGGCCTGGAACTGAAGATCAGTGACAAGCTTCAGCACCTGAAAAATCTCGACCACAACAGCCGCTGGCAGCGGAGAAAGCCGTGA
- the lolA gene encoding outer membrane lipoprotein chaperone LolA, which translates to MRLIRMLMLAVLGLAALNAQADDKVAIGRLTEMLNKAQTISGRFSQLTLDGSGTQLQETSGELSLKRPGLFRWHTDAPMEQLLVSDGQKVWLYDPDLQQVTIQTLDQRLTHTPALLLSGDVSEISENFDITHKEGGDVVDFILKPKAKDTLFDTLRLSFRNGVINDMQLIDSVGQRTNILFLGVKMNQAIDAAQFTFKIPEGADVIQE; encoded by the coding sequence ATGCGACTGATCCGCATGCTGATGCTGGCCGTTCTGGGCCTGGCGGCGCTCAATGCCCAGGCCGACGACAAGGTTGCCATCGGCCGCCTGACCGAAATGCTTAACAAGGCCCAGACCATCAGCGGCCGCTTTTCCCAACTGACGCTGGATGGTTCCGGCACCCAGCTGCAGGAAACCTCCGGCGAGTTGTCGTTGAAGCGTCCGGGCCTGTTCCGCTGGCATACCGACGCGCCCATGGAGCAACTGCTGGTCTCCGACGGCCAGAAGGTCTGGCTTTACGACCCGGATTTGCAGCAGGTCACCATCCAGACCCTGGACCAGCGCCTCACCCATACTCCGGCGCTGCTGCTCTCCGGCGATGTCTCGGAGATCAGCGAGAACTTCGACATCACCCACAAGGAAGGCGGCGATGTGGTCGACTTCATCCTCAAGCCGAAGGCCAAGGACACCCTGTTCGACACCCTGCGGCTGTCGTTCCGCAACGGTGTGATCAATGACATGCAGTTGATCGACAGCGTCGGCCAGCGCACCAATATCCTCTTCCTCGGGGTCAAGATGAACCAGGCCATCGACGCCGCGCAGTTCACTTTCAAGATCCCGGAAGGCGCCGACGTCATCCAGGAATAA
- the ftsK gene encoding DNA translocase FtsK — translation MKNSTTRAQTPVWRQQLHYRLKEGALIALGAVCLYLWMALLTYDSSDPGWTHNSDVEQVQNAAGRLGAWFADILFMALGYFAYVFPLLLAIKTLQVFRHRHDPIDWSGWLFSWRLIGLVFLVLSGAALADIHFQDHAGLPASSGGALGESLSHLAVNALNVQGSTLLFFALFLFGLTVFTDLSWFKVMDLTGKITLDLFELIQNAVNRWWSARLERKQLVAKLREVDVRVNEVAAPVVADRREQAKVKERLIEREESLAKHMTEREKRPAPVIAPPPPPKPAEPSKRVQKEKQAPLFVDTAVEGTLPPISILDVAEKKQKSFSPESLEAMSRLLEIKLKEFGVEVLVESVHPGPVITRFEIQPAAGVKVSRISNLAKDLARSLAVISVRVVEVIPGKTTVGIEIPNEDRQIVRFSEVLSSSEYDEAKSPVTLALGHDIGGKPIITDLAKMPHLLVAGTTGSGKSVGVNAMILSILFKSTPEQARMIMIDPKMLELSIYEGIPHLLCPVVTDMKEAANALRWSVAEMERRYKLMAAMGVRNLAGFNRKVKDAEEAGTPLTDPLYRRESMEDEAPLLKTLPTIVVVVDEFADMMMIVGKKVEELIARIAQKARAAGIHLILATQRPSVDVITGLIKANIPTRMAFQVSSKIDSRTILDQGGAEQLLGHGDMLYLPPGTGLPIRVHGAFVSDDEVHRVVEAWKLRGAPDYIEDILAGVEEGGGGSFGGGEGGEGGGEGSEDDPLYDEAVRFVLESRRASISAVQRKLKIGYNRAARMIEAMEMAGVVSPMNGNGSREVIAPAPVRD, via the coding sequence TTGAAGAATTCCACGACCAGAGCCCAGACCCCTGTCTGGCGCCAGCAATTGCATTATCGCCTCAAGGAAGGTGCGTTGATCGCGCTGGGCGCCGTTTGTCTCTATTTGTGGATGGCGCTGCTCACCTACGACTCTTCCGATCCGGGCTGGACCCACAACAGCGATGTGGAGCAGGTGCAGAACGCGGCGGGCCGCCTTGGCGCCTGGTTTGCCGATATCCTGTTCATGGCTCTCGGCTACTTCGCCTATGTCTTTCCGCTGTTGCTGGCGATCAAGACCTTGCAGGTCTTCCGCCACCGTCACGACCCCATCGACTGGAGTGGTTGGCTGTTCTCCTGGCGCCTGATCGGCCTGGTTTTCCTGGTGCTCTCTGGTGCCGCGCTGGCCGATATCCACTTCCAGGACCACGCGGGGCTGCCGGCGTCCTCCGGTGGCGCCCTGGGCGAGAGCCTCAGCCACCTGGCCGTCAATGCCCTCAATGTACAAGGCAGTACGCTGCTGTTCTTTGCGCTATTCCTGTTCGGCCTGACGGTGTTCACCGACCTGTCCTGGTTCAAGGTGATGGACTTGACCGGCAAGATCACCCTGGACCTCTTCGAACTCATCCAGAATGCGGTCAACCGCTGGTGGAGCGCGCGCCTCGAGCGCAAGCAGCTGGTGGCCAAACTGCGTGAAGTGGATGTACGGGTGAACGAGGTCGCCGCGCCGGTGGTGGCAGACCGCCGCGAACAGGCCAAGGTCAAGGAGCGCCTGATCGAGCGCGAAGAGTCGCTGGCCAAGCACATGACCGAACGCGAGAAACGTCCCGCTCCGGTCATTGCGCCGCCGCCGCCGCCGAAACCGGCCGAGCCGAGCAAACGTGTGCAGAAGGAAAAGCAGGCGCCGCTCTTCGTCGACACGGCCGTCGAGGGCACTTTGCCGCCCATTTCCATTCTCGATGTGGCCGAGAAGAAGCAGAAGAGCTTTTCGCCGGAATCCCTCGAGGCGATGTCCCGCCTGCTGGAAATCAAGCTGAAGGAGTTCGGCGTCGAGGTCTTGGTGGAGTCGGTCCACCCGGGGCCGGTCATCACCCGCTTCGAAATCCAGCCGGCCGCTGGTGTCAAGGTCAGCCGCATCTCCAATCTGGCGAAGGACCTGGCCCGTTCCCTGGCGGTGATCAGCGTTCGCGTGGTGGAGGTGATCCCCGGCAAGACCACGGTCGGCATCGAGATTCCCAACGAGGATCGACAGATCGTGCGCTTCTCCGAGGTGCTTTCGTCCTCCGAGTACGACGAGGCCAAGTCGCCGGTCACCCTGGCCCTGGGCCACGACATTGGCGGCAAACCTATCATCACCGACCTGGCCAAGATGCCCCACCTGTTGGTGGCCGGCACCACCGGCTCCGGTAAGTCGGTGGGGGTGAACGCGATGATCCTGTCGATCCTCTTCAAGTCCACGCCCGAGCAGGCGCGGATGATCATGATCGACCCGAAGATGTTGGAACTCTCCATTTACGAGGGCATTCCACACCTGCTCTGCCCAGTGGTCACCGACATGAAGGAGGCCGCCAATGCCTTGCGTTGGAGCGTCGCCGAGATGGAGCGGCGCTACAAGCTGATGGCGGCCATGGGGGTGCGCAACCTGGCGGGCTTCAACCGCAAGGTGAAGGACGCCGAGGAAGCCGGTACGCCGCTGACCGACCCGCTGTACCGCCGCGAAAGCATGGAGGACGAGGCGCCGCTGCTGAAGACCCTGCCCACCATCGTGGTTGTCGTCGACGAGTTCGCCGACATGATGATGATCGTTGGCAAGAAGGTCGAAGAACTGATCGCCCGTATCGCCCAGAAGGCCCGTGCGGCCGGTATCCACTTGATCCTCGCCACCCAGCGTCCCTCGGTGGATGTGATCACCGGCCTGATCAAGGCCAACATTCCGACCCGCATGGCGTTCCAGGTTTCCAGCAAGATCGACTCGCGCACCATCCTCGACCAGGGGGGCGCCGAGCAGTTGCTGGGCCATGGCGACATGCTCTACCTGCCGCCGGGCACCGGCCTGCCGATTCGCGTGCATGGCGCCTTCGTATCTGACGACGAAGTCCATCGCGTGGTAGAGGCCTGGAAGCTGCGCGGTGCCCCTGACTACATCGAGGACATCCTCGCGGGCGTGGAAGAGGGCGGTGGCGGTTCCTTCGGCGGTGGCGAAGGCGGTGAAGGTGGCGGCGAAGGCAGTGAAGACGATCCGCTCTATGACGAGGCCGTGCGCTTCGTGTTGGAGAGCCGCCGCGCCTCGATCTCCGCGGTACAGCGCAAACTGAAGATTGGCTACAACCGCGCCGCGCGCATGATCGAGGCGATGGAAATGGCCGGGGTGGTAAGCCCCATGAACGGCAACGGGTCGCGTGAGGTGATCGCGCCGGCACCGGTGCGAGACTGA
- the trxB gene encoding thioredoxin-disulfide reductase — translation MSEVKHSRLIVLGSGPAGYTAAVYAARANLKPVVITGIQPGGQLTTTTEVDNWPGDVEGLTGPALMERMQKHAERFDTEIVYDHIHTAELQKRPFILKGDSGTYSCDALILATGASAQYLGLPSEEAFAGKGVSACATCDGFFYRNQVVCVVGGGNTAVEEALYLANIAKEVHLIHRRDKLRSEKILQDKLFEKAANGNVRLHWNHTLDEVLGDNTGVTGVRLKSTVDGSTKELSLAGVFIAIGHKPNTDLFKGQLEMRDGYLIVQGGLEGNATATSTPGVFAAGDVADHVYRQAITSAGSGCMAALDAEKFLDDN, via the coding sequence ATGAGCGAAGTCAAGCATTCCCGATTGATCGTCCTGGGCTCCGGCCCGGCGGGCTACACCGCGGCCGTCTACGCGGCACGCGCCAACCTGAAGCCCGTGGTCATCACGGGCATCCAGCCCGGCGGCCAATTGACCACCACCACTGAAGTGGACAACTGGCCTGGCGACGTCGAAGGCCTCACTGGCCCCGCACTGATGGAACGCATGCAGAAGCACGCCGAACGCTTCGACACCGAGATCGTCTACGACCACATCCACACCGCCGAGTTGCAGAAGCGCCCCTTCATCCTCAAGGGTGACAGCGGTACCTACAGTTGCGACGCACTGATCCTCGCCACCGGCGCCTCCGCGCAATACCTTGGCCTGCCCTCCGAGGAAGCCTTTGCCGGCAAAGGCGTCTCCGCTTGCGCCACCTGCGACGGTTTCTTCTACCGCAACCAGGTCGTCTGCGTGGTCGGCGGCGGCAATACCGCGGTGGAGGAAGCCCTTTACCTGGCCAATATCGCCAAGGAAGTGCACCTGATTCACCGCCGCGACAAGCTGCGCTCCGAGAAGATCCTCCAGGACAAGCTGTTCGAGAAGGCTGCCAACGGCAACGTACGCCTGCACTGGAATCACACTCTGGACGAGGTGCTGGGCGACAACACCGGCGTAACCGGCGTGCGCTTGAAGAGCACCGTAGACGGCAGCACCAAGGAGCTGTCCCTGGCCGGCGTCTTTATCGCCATCGGCCACAAACCGAATACCGACCTGTTCAAGGGCCAGCTCGAAATGCGTGATGGCTACCTGATCGTGCAAGGTGGTCTGGAAGGCAACGCGACAGCCACCAGCACCCCAGGCGTGTTCGCTGCCGGCGACGTGGCCGACCACGTCTATCGCCAGGCCATCACTTCCGCCGGCTCAGGCTGCATGGCCGCGCTGGACGCCGAAAAGTTCCTCGACGACAACTGA
- the aat gene encoding leucyl/phenylalanyl-tRNA--protein transferase encodes MLTWLQRDSLDFPPLGRALHEPNGLLAAGGDLSPERLIRAYRHGCFPWYQEGQPILWWSPDPRTVLTPQEIHISRSLAKQLRQQRFRVTFDQAFGAVIEGCAGPRNYTDGTWITPAMQAAYVELHNRGVAHSVEVWKDDELVGGLYGLAMGKLFFGESMFSRASNASKIGFATLVQHLHQWGFVLIDCQMPTQHLQSFGARTISREKFSRYLQLYLDQPNVADWIA; translated from the coding sequence ATGCTCACTTGGCTGCAACGCGACTCCCTCGACTTCCCCCCTCTTGGGCGTGCCCTGCACGAACCCAACGGCCTGCTTGCCGCCGGCGGCGACCTTTCCCCCGAGCGACTGATTAGGGCCTACCGCCACGGCTGCTTCCCCTGGTACCAGGAAGGCCAACCCATCCTCTGGTGGTCACCAGACCCGCGCACCGTGCTAACCCCCCAGGAAATCCACATCTCCCGCAGCCTCGCCAAGCAGTTGCGCCAGCAGCGCTTCCGGGTGACTTTCGACCAGGCCTTCGGAGCCGTCATCGAAGGCTGTGCCGGCCCTCGCAACTACACCGACGGCACCTGGATCACTCCCGCGATGCAAGCCGCCTACGTCGAACTACACAATCGCGGCGTAGCGCACTCCGTCGAGGTCTGGAAGGACGACGAACTCGTTGGCGGTCTGTACGGACTGGCCATGGGCAAGCTGTTTTTCGGCGAATCCATGTTCAGTCGAGCCAGCAACGCCTCCAAGATCGGCTTCGCCACGCTGGTGCAGCACCTCCATCAGTGGGGCTTCGTCCTGATCGACTGCCAGATGCCCACCCAACACCTGCAAAGTTTCGGCGCGCGCACCATCAGCCGGGAAAAATTCTCCCGCTACCTGCAGCTCTACCTGGACCAGCCGAACGTCGCTGACTGGATCGCCTAG
- a CDS encoding arginyltransferase, translating into MTELARLKFYATQPHPCSYLPEEQATTLFLDPSQPMDVEVYAELSEMGFRRSGDHLYRPHCQRCNACVPARIPADQFIPNRQQKRILKRNADLTVKAVRPAFTEEYYALYVRYIEQRHSDGDMYPPSRDQFSTFLVRDLPFSRFYEFRLNDELKAVAVTDVLPNGISAVYTFYDPDEERRSLGRYAILWQIGETARLGLQAVYLGYWIKNCRKMNYKTQYRPIELFVNQRWVTLS; encoded by the coding sequence ATGACCGAGCTGGCTCGCCTCAAGTTTTATGCCACTCAACCGCATCCATGCAGCTACCTGCCCGAGGAACAGGCCACCACCCTGTTTCTCGACCCCAGCCAGCCAATGGATGTGGAGGTCTATGCCGAGCTGTCAGAAATGGGCTTCCGCCGCAGCGGAGACCACCTCTATCGGCCGCATTGCCAGCGCTGCAACGCCTGCGTCCCCGCGCGCATTCCCGCCGACCAGTTCATTCCCAATCGCCAACAGAAGCGCATTCTCAAGCGCAACGCCGACCTGACCGTGAAAGCCGTGCGCCCGGCTTTCACCGAGGAGTATTACGCGCTCTACGTGCGCTATATCGAACAGCGCCACTCAGACGGCGACATGTACCCGCCCAGCCGGGACCAGTTCTCCACGTTCCTGGTGCGCGACCTGCCCTTTTCCCGTTTCTATGAGTTCCGCCTGAATGACGAATTGAAGGCCGTCGCGGTGACGGACGTGCTGCCCAACGGTATTTCCGCGGTCTACACCTTCTACGACCCCGATGAGGAACGACGCAGCCTTGGCCGCTACGCCATTCTCTGGCAGATCGGCGAAACCGCGCGCCTCGGGCTGCAGGCCGTCTATCTTGGCTACTGGATCAAGAACTGCAGAAAGATGAATTACAAGACCCAGTACCGGCCGATCGAACTCTTCGTTAATCAGCGTTGGGTGACGCTCAGCTGA
- the infA gene encoding translation initiation factor IF-1, with product MSKEDSFEMEGTVIDTLPNTMFRVELENGHVVTAHISGKMRKNYIRILTGDKVRVELTPYDLSKGRITYRAR from the coding sequence ATGTCGAAAGAAGACAGCTTCGAAATGGAAGGCACTGTCATCGACACCCTGCCCAACACCATGTTCCGTGTGGAGTTGGAAAATGGGCACGTCGTCACCGCGCACATTTCCGGCAAGATGCGCAAGAACTACATCCGCATCCTCACCGGTGACAAGGTCCGCGTCGAGCTGACGCCATACGATCTGAGCAAGGGCCGCATCACCTACCGCGCCCGCTGA
- the clpA gene encoding ATP-dependent Clp protease ATP-binding subunit ClpA, translating into MLNRELEVTLNLAFKEARAKRHEFMTVEHLLLALLDNEAAATVLRACGANMDKLRHDLQEFIDSTTPLIPQHDEDRETQPTLGFQRVLQRAVFHVQSSGKREVTGANVLVAIFSEQESQAVFLLKQQSVARIDVVNYIAHGISKVPGHGEQHDHDQEMQDEEGGEAAASGHPLDAYASNLNELARMGRIDPLVGREHEVERVAQILARRRKNNPLLVGEAGVGKTAIAEGLAKRIVDNQVPDLLADSVVYSLDLGALLAGTKYRGDFEKRFKALLNELRKRPHAILFIDEIHTIIGAGAASGGVMDASNLLKPLLSSGEIRCIGSTTFQEFRGIFEKDRALARRFQKVDVTEPSVEDTVGILKGLKARFEQHHHIEYSDEALRAAAELAARYINDRHMPDKAIDVIDEAGAYQRLQPEEKRAKRIEVAQVEDIVAKIARIPPKHVTSSDKELLRNLERDLKLTVFGQDAAIDSLSTAIKLSRAGLKAPDKPVGSFLFAGPTGVGKTEVARQLAKAMGIELIRFDMSEYMERHTVSRLIGAPPGYVGFDQGGLLTEAITKMPHCVLLLDEIEKAHPEVFNLLLQVMDHGTLTDNNGRKADFRNVILIMTTNAGAETAARASIGFTLQDHSSDAMEVIRKSFTPEFRNRLDTIIQFGRLSHEVIKNVVDKFLTELQAQLEDKRVQLVVSDEARGWLAERGYDAQMGARPMARLIQDKIKRPLAEEILFGELAEHGGLVHVDVKDGELDFEFETTAEMA; encoded by the coding sequence ATGTTGAACCGCGAGCTCGAAGTCACCCTCAATCTTGCCTTCAAGGAGGCCCGCGCCAAGCGCCATGAATTCATGACGGTCGAGCACTTGCTGCTCGCCCTGCTGGACAACGAAGCGGCTGCCACGGTACTGCGCGCATGTGGCGCTAATATGGACAAACTGCGGCATGACCTGCAGGAGTTCATCGACTCCACTACCCCACTGATTCCGCAGCACGACGAAGACCGGGAAACCCAACCCACTCTAGGTTTTCAGCGCGTTTTGCAGCGCGCGGTATTTCACGTGCAGAGCTCCGGCAAGCGCGAGGTGACGGGCGCCAACGTGCTGGTGGCCATCTTCAGCGAGCAGGAAAGCCAGGCCGTATTCCTGCTGAAACAGCAGAGCGTGGCTCGTATCGATGTCGTCAACTACATCGCCCATGGCATTTCCAAGGTGCCGGGGCATGGCGAGCAACACGATCACGACCAGGAGATGCAGGACGAGGAAGGTGGAGAAGCCGCGGCTTCCGGCCATCCTCTAGATGCTTACGCCAGCAACCTGAATGAACTGGCGCGCATGGGGCGTATCGATCCCCTGGTGGGGCGTGAGCATGAGGTCGAGCGCGTTGCGCAGATTCTGGCGCGTCGTCGCAAGAACAATCCGTTGCTGGTGGGAGAGGCCGGTGTCGGCAAGACCGCGATCGCCGAAGGCCTGGCCAAGCGCATTGTCGACAACCAGGTGCCCGACCTGCTGGCCGACAGCGTGGTGTATTCCCTGGACCTGGGTGCGCTGCTGGCGGGCACCAAGTATCGCGGCGACTTCGAGAAGCGCTTCAAGGCTCTGCTCAACGAGTTGCGCAAGCGTCCGCATGCCATTCTCTTCATCGACGAGATTCACACCATCATCGGTGCCGGTGCTGCGTCGGGTGGAGTGATGGATGCGTCCAACCTGCTCAAGCCGCTGCTTTCCTCGGGGGAGATCCGTTGCATCGGTTCCACCACGTTCCAGGAATTCCGCGGCATCTTCGAGAAGGATCGGGCCCTGGCGCGTCGTTTCCAGAAGGTCGATGTCACCGAGCCCTCGGTCGAAGACACCGTGGGCATCCTCAAGGGGCTCAAGGCGCGCTTCGAGCAGCACCATCATATCGAGTACAGCGACGAGGCCTTGCGTGCCGCGGCCGAGCTGGCGGCGCGCTACATCAATGATCGTCACATGCCCGACAAGGCCATCGATGTGATCGACGAGGCGGGTGCCTACCAGCGACTTCAGCCGGAAGAGAAGCGTGCCAAGCGCATCGAGGTGGCCCAGGTCGAGGACATCGTCGCCAAGATCGCGCGAATTCCTCCGAAACACGTCACCAGCTCCGACAAGGAGCTGCTGCGTAACCTGGAGCGTGACCTGAAGCTGACCGTGTTTGGCCAGGATGCGGCGATCGACTCGCTGTCGACCGCGATCAAGCTCTCGCGCGCCGGTCTCAAGGCGCCGGACAAGCCGGTGGGTTCATTCCTCTTCGCCGGCCCTACGGGGGTCGGCAAGACCGAGGTGGCGCGGCAGCTGGCCAAGGCCATGGGCATTGAGCTGATTCGCTTCGACATGTCCGAGTACATGGAGCGGCATACCGTTTCGCGTCTGATTGGCGCGCCTCCCGGCTATGTCGGTTTCGACCAGGGCGGGTTGCTGACCGAAGCCATCACCAAGATGCCACATTGTGTGCTGCTGCTGGATGAGATCGAGAAGGCGCACCCGGAAGTCTTCAATCTGCTGTTGCAGGTAATGGACCACGGCACCCTGACTGACAACAACGGTCGCAAGGCGGACTTCCGCAACGTGATCCTGATCATGACCACCAACGCGGGGGCCGAGACTGCCGCGCGGGCGTCCATCGGCTTCACCTTGCAGGATCACTCGTCGGACGCCATGGAGGTGATTCGCAAGAGCTTCACGCCCGAGTTCCGCAACCGTCTGGATACCATCATCCAATTCGGTCGCCTGAGCCACGAAGTGATCAAGAACGTGGTGGACAAGTTCCTCACCGAGCTGCAGGCCCAGCTGGAAGACAAGCGAGTGCAGCTTGTGGTCAGTGACGAGGCGCGTGGCTGGCTGGCTGAGCGTGGCTACGATGCGCAGATGGGGGCTCGCCCCATGGCTCGCCTGATTCAGGACAAGATCAAGCGGCCGCTGGCGGAGGAAATTCTGTTTGGCGAGCTGGCCGAGCATGGCGGCCTGGTGCATGTTGATGTCAAGGATGGGGAACTCGATTTCGAGTTCGAAACCACTGCGGAAATGGCCTGA
- the clpS gene encoding ATP-dependent Clp protease adapter ClpS produces the protein MHASSQIRLTFNQDSPQHHEDDSTGLAVQEAKPALQAPPMYKVVMFNDDYTPMDFVVEVLELFFGMNRELATKIMLTVHTEGRAVCGVFTRDIAETKAMQVNQYARESQHPLLCEIEKDG, from the coding sequence ATGCATGCAAGCAGCCAGATTCGACTAACATTCAATCAGGACAGTCCGCAGCATCATGAGGACGACTCCACGGGCCTGGCGGTGCAGGAAGCCAAGCCGGCCCTTCAGGCGCCACCCATGTATAAGGTGGTGATGTTTAACGATGACTACACCCCAATGGATTTCGTGGTCGAGGTGCTCGAATTGTTCTTCGGTATGAACCGGGAACTGGCCACCAAGATCATGCTGACCGTGCATACGGAGGGTCGGGCGGTTTGCGGCGTGTTCACTCGCGACATTGCCGAAACCAAGGCCATGCAGGTCAATCAATATGCGAGAGAGAGCCAGCACCCGCTGCTCTGTGAAATCGAGAAGGACGGTTAA
- the cspD gene encoding cold shock domain-containing protein CspD, which produces MLSGKVKWFNNAKGYGFILADGRDEDLFAHYSAIQMDGYKTLKAGQPVSFDIIQGPKGLHAVNIRPVTAATEAPATLSQPQGSTVEV; this is translated from the coding sequence ATGCTTAGCGGTAAGGTCAAGTGGTTCAACAACGCCAAAGGCTATGGATTCATCCTGGCCGATGGCCGAGATGAGGACCTGTTCGCCCACTATTCGGCCATCCAGATGGACGGCTACAAGACGCTAAAGGCTGGACAGCCGGTAAGCTTCGATATCATCCAGGGCCCGAAAGGGCTGCATGCCGTGAATATTCGTCCGGTCACGGCCGCCACCGAAGCGCCTGCCACGCTCAGCCAACCTCAGGGCAGCACGGTAGAAGTCTGA